The Sphingopyxis sp. TUF1 genome segment TGCCAGCCCCGCCCATGGACACTAGGGCAATCCCAACATTCACGACCAGGTCAGAAAAAGGAACTGTGCATGAGCGATTCGGCCGAAAAGGTTAAAAAGATCGTCGTCGAACATCTGGGCGTCGAAGCCGACAAGGTCACCGAAGAAGCGAGCTTCATCGACGATCTGGGCGCCGACAGCCTCGACATCGTCGAACTGGTGATGGCGTTCGAAGAAGAATTCGGCGTCGAAATCCCCGACGACGCGGCGGAGAAGATCGCCACCGTCAAGGATGCGATCGACTATATCGAAGCGAACAAGGGCTAAGGCTCTGCGGTCCGGCCGTGCCGGAGCCGTCTACGCGTTTCCGGCTTCCCGGTACCGAGCGCTCGTGCGCAGGGCCGGGAAGCTTTTTTTATGGATGTAGCCTGACACAGGGCTACATCGGTCATCCCGGCGAAAACCGGGAGCTCGCCGGTTCGGTCGTTGCAGGCCGCGAGGGCGGGACCCCGGCCTCCGCCGGGGTGACGAGACAGTATCGGAATTGAAGCGGCACCCCGCGGGGACAGGGCCGACGAAAGGAATGACTATGCGCCGGGTTGTGGTGACGGGTTTGGGTTTGGTGACGCCGCTGGGCGGCGACGTCGAAACCAGCTGGAAAAATCTGATCGCGGGCAAATCGGGCGCGGGTCCGATCACCCATTTCGATGCGTCGGACCAAAAGTGCACGATCGCATGCGAGGTGAAGGGGCCGGATCATGAATATGGCTTCGACCCCGGAAAGCGCGTGGACCACAAGGTGCAGCGCCAGGTCGATCCCTTCATCATCTTTGGCATCGACGCCGCGGGGCAGGCGCTCGAAGATGCGGGCCTGACCGAGCTTACCGAGGAACAGAAGGTGCGCGCGGGCTGCTCGATCGGTTCGGGCATCGGCGGCCTGCCAGGGATCGAGAGCGAAAGCCTGCTGCTCGCCGAAAAGGGGCCGGGCCGCGTTTCGCCGCACTTCGTCCACGGCCGCCTGATCAACCTGATCTCGGGGCAGGTCAGCATCAAATATGGGCTGAAGGGCCCGAACCACGCGGTCGTGACCGCCTGTTCAACCGGCGCGCATTCGATCGGCGATGCCGCGCGGATGATTCGCGACGACGACGCCGACATCATGCTCGCGGGCGGCGCCGAGGCGACGATCTGCCCGATCGGCATCGCGGGCTTCGCGCAGGCACGCGCGCTCAACATGAGCTACAACGACCGCCCCGAACAGGCGAGCCGCCCCTATGACAAGGATCGCGACGGCTTTGTGATGGGCGAGGGCGCGGGCGTCGTCGTGCTCGAGGAATATGAACATGCCAAGGCGCGCGGCGCCAAGATTTACGCCGAAGTCGTCGGCTACGGCCTGTCGGGTGACGCCCATCACGTCACCGCGCCCGATCCCGAGATGGACGGCGCTTTCCGTTCGATGAGCGCGGCGCTCAAGAAAGCAGGGATGACCCCCGCCGACATCGATTATATCAACGCGCACGGCACCTCGACGATGGCCGACACGATCGAACTGGGCGCGGTGAAGCGGCTGTTCGGCGATGCGATGGCGAATGTGTCGATGAGCTCGACCAAGTCGGCGATCGGCCATTTGCTCGGCGGCGCGGGCGCGGTCGAGACGATCTTCTGCATCCTTGCAATCCGCGACCAGATCGTTCCCCCGACGCTCAACCTCGACAACCCCGACGAGGGGACCGAAGGCGCCGACCTGGTCCCCAAGGTCGCGAAAAAGCGAAAGGTGCGCGCGGCGCTCAACAACAGCTTCGGGTTCGGCGGCACCAACGCGAGTTTGATCGTCAAGGCCGTCGACTAGATAGCTTCGTCATTGCGAAGAGCATAGCGACGAAGCAATCTCAAGCCAGCAGCCGCTTTCGCATGGCCGAGGGCTGGAGATTGCTTCGCTTCGCTCGCAATGACGATGCGGGTCTGACCGTCACGGCGGTGGATTGACCTTCAGTTCCTCCCTGTGCCCGAAGGGCATGGGGAGGGGGACCGCCGCCGCAGGCGGTGGTGGAGGGGCCGCAATGGCAGTGCCATAGCCCCTCCGTCAGCGCTTCGCGCCGCCACCTCCCCATCGCTGCGCGACAGGGAGGATGAAAAGCCTCTTTCCTACATTGGCTTGCCATGCTCTATCACCCTGTCGCTCGGCTCCGGCTTAAGCGACAAAGGAGACAGTTCGGGCGTGCGCATCCGTATCTTTTGTCTCCTTAAGGCATGCATATGGGAGTTTGGGGTGCATCGGTTCCGCTGGCTGACGATTGCGATGCTGACGC includes the following:
- a CDS encoding acyl carrier protein, which gives rise to MSDSAEKVKKIVVEHLGVEADKVTEEASFIDDLGADSLDIVELVMAFEEEFGVEIPDDAAEKIATVKDAIDYIEANKG
- the fabF gene encoding beta-ketoacyl-ACP synthase II — its product is MRRVVVTGLGLVTPLGGDVETSWKNLIAGKSGAGPITHFDASDQKCTIACEVKGPDHEYGFDPGKRVDHKVQRQVDPFIIFGIDAAGQALEDAGLTELTEEQKVRAGCSIGSGIGGLPGIESESLLLAEKGPGRVSPHFVHGRLINLISGQVSIKYGLKGPNHAVVTACSTGAHSIGDAARMIRDDDADIMLAGGAEATICPIGIAGFAQARALNMSYNDRPEQASRPYDKDRDGFVMGEGAGVVVLEEYEHAKARGAKIYAEVVGYGLSGDAHHVTAPDPEMDGAFRSMSAALKKAGMTPADIDYINAHGTSTMADTIELGAVKRLFGDAMANVSMSSTKSAIGHLLGGAGAVETIFCILAIRDQIVPPTLNLDNPDEGTEGADLVPKVAKKRKVRAALNNSFGFGGTNASLIVKAVD